Proteins encoded by one window of Psychromonas sp. L1A2:
- the smrB gene encoding endonuclease SmrB — protein MTDKTKDDDFSLFSTEFAGIKKLQQDTIKLPPRNIKNKSVIKEKREQNFEQSHFSDAYEPHLPEDGPVRYSRSDAQKYLVKQLRRGDFTPEIILDLHGLTQQEAKNELAALISCCKKEGLYCCSVIHGMGKHILKKQVPLWLAQHPDILAFHQAPLEFGGQGALSVLVELADWQMKEERKR, from the coding sequence ATGACCGATAAAACTAAAGATGATGATTTTTCGTTATTTAGCACAGAATTTGCTGGTATCAAAAAATTGCAACAGGATACCATAAAACTGCCACCGAGAAACATCAAGAATAAATCGGTCATTAAAGAAAAACGTGAACAAAACTTTGAGCAAAGCCACTTCTCAGATGCATACGAACCGCACTTACCCGAAGATGGCCCTGTACGTTATAGCCGAAGCGATGCACAAAAATACTTAGTTAAACAATTACGCCGCGGTGATTTCACTCCAGAGATCATTCTAGATTTACATGGTTTAACCCAACAAGAAGCAAAAAATGAGCTTGCTGCATTGATTAGTTGTTGTAAAAAAGAAGGCTTATATTGCTGTAGTGTTATTCACGGAATGGGTAAACACATATTAAAAAAACAAGTGCCTTTATGGTTAGCGCAACATCCTGACATTTTAGCATTTCATCAAGCACCACTTGAGTTCGGTGGACAAGGTGCATTATCAGTATTAGTTGAATTGGCTGATTGGCAAATGAAAGAAGAGAGAAAACGTTAA
- a CDS encoding sensor domain-containing diguanylate cyclase has product MKLRHLLVITFAIIVIIPMTLFWIWPYSKALELEVKEVNEKHLVIAKNLSAAFERYYQDVTGIFSIVAFQSQKQLESKEFKQLLNSYKFKEIIVIDDEGIVQRCLFSANGNCIESVKNDIVLLAKETLKEGTIQISTVTEDKTNNSGLILLVVKKVNNNILLAYLSTDYIVQMGKRVAFGQKGHAAIVDQAGNVLAHPLDSWIQERKNMIAISPIKKMLAGKTGVDEFYSPALKGDMIAGYTQVPNAKWGVMVPQPIKELENKADAIDQTAIFVMLLGLGLALLITIPVSLILIKPLENLLRAIKLIEQGNSNVNLKWNLSKLIPLELQLLKMSFANMMQNIERNKKEISKLAYFDATTGLPNRNYFYRLSNKALDKMLKTNQKGALVFIDFDGFKAVNDTHGHRVGDELLFLFGKRLASFLSFNSEYEQINYLTDNLPLIIPARLGGDEFVILFQDIENRKEVELKLQTLFEVLFLKYELHDGVELTITGSAGVALYPENGCRYDQLMKSADIAMYDAKSAGKNRIKFAATNRAVLG; this is encoded by the coding sequence ATGAAGTTAAGGCATCTCCTTGTTATCACCTTTGCAATCATCGTAATCATTCCTATGACGTTATTTTGGATCTGGCCTTATTCGAAAGCGTTAGAGTTAGAAGTAAAAGAAGTTAATGAAAAACATTTAGTTATAGCGAAAAACCTTTCTGCTGCTTTTGAACGTTACTATCAAGATGTAACAGGTATTTTTTCGATTGTAGCTTTCCAATCACAAAAACAATTAGAATCTAAAGAATTTAAGCAGTTATTAAATAGTTATAAATTTAAAGAAATCATTGTTATAGATGATGAGGGTATCGTTCAACGTTGTTTATTCAGCGCGAATGGAAATTGTATTGAAAGTGTGAAAAATGACATTGTATTACTGGCCAAAGAGACCTTAAAAGAAGGTACTATCCAAATATCCACCGTGACGGAAGATAAAACTAATAATAGCGGTCTTATTCTGCTTGTGGTCAAAAAAGTAAATAACAATATTCTATTAGCTTACCTTTCAACTGATTATATTGTTCAAATGGGCAAACGAGTTGCTTTTGGTCAAAAAGGGCACGCAGCCATTGTAGATCAAGCTGGAAATGTGCTGGCTCACCCTCTTGATTCTTGGATTCAAGAAAGAAAAAATATGATAGCAATTAGTCCCATTAAAAAAATGTTAGCAGGTAAAACGGGCGTCGATGAGTTTTATTCACCCGCATTAAAAGGGGATATGATCGCGGGTTATACTCAAGTCCCTAATGCCAAATGGGGAGTAATGGTTCCACAGCCGATTAAAGAGCTAGAGAATAAAGCTGATGCCATTGATCAAACTGCAATCTTTGTCATGTTGTTAGGGCTTGGCTTAGCATTATTAATCACTATACCTGTTTCTTTAATCTTAATTAAACCATTAGAAAACCTATTAAGAGCAATCAAGTTGATTGAACAAGGCAACTCGAATGTTAATTTAAAATGGAATCTATCAAAACTCATCCCTCTAGAGCTTCAACTGCTTAAAATGTCTTTTGCTAATATGATGCAGAATATTGAAAGAAATAAAAAAGAAATATCAAAGCTAGCTTATTTTGATGCGACTACTGGCTTACCTAATCGAAATTATTTTTATCGCCTATCTAATAAAGCGTTAGATAAAATGTTAAAAACGAATCAAAAAGGGGCCTTAGTTTTCATCGATTTTGATGGATTTAAAGCAGTTAATGATACGCATGGGCATAGAGTAGGGGATGAGTTGCTATTTTTATTTGGAAAACGTCTTGCTTCTTTTCTCTCGTTTAATAGTGAATATGAGCAAATTAATTATTTAACAGACAACTTGCCTTTGATAATTCCTGCTCGATTAGGTGGTGATGAGTTTGTTATTTTATTTCAAGATATTGAAAATAGAAAGGAAGTCGAACTAAAGCTTCAAACACTATTTGAAGTTTTATTTTTGAAATATGAATTGCATGATGGTGTTGAATTAACTATTACAGGTAGTGCAGGTGTTGCTTTATATCCTGAAAATGGGTGTCGGTATGACCAATTAATGAAGTCCGCTGATATTGCAATGTACGATGCAAAATCAGCTGGAAAAAATAGAATTAAATTTGCAGCAACAAATCGTGCCGTATTAGGCTAG
- a CDS encoding Crp/Fnr family transcriptional regulator: MSIISDHNISSNIITPLKNHLLSALLITEYERLFPFLALVKLELNDVIYESRDKLLYVYFPVDAIISLSYVMESGSSAEISIVGNEGVIGTALFMGGESTVSRAVVKSAGYAYRIKGYYFMEEFKRHGNFLSLMLRYTQALITQISQTAVCNRYHTIKQQLCRLLLLSLDRLPDNKIEMTQDLIANMLGVRREGVTEAAGKLHKLGVINYHRGHIIVLDRQKLENLSCECYSVVKKETDRLLLDVSIPN; this comes from the coding sequence ATGTCAATCATATCAGACCACAATATCTCTTCGAATATCATTACACCTTTAAAAAATCATTTGTTATCTGCCTTACTTATTACTGAATATGAGCGCCTATTTCCTTTTTTAGCATTAGTGAAATTAGAATTAAACGATGTAATTTATGAGTCAAGAGATAAACTTCTTTATGTGTACTTTCCCGTTGATGCGATCATCTCTTTATCTTATGTCATGGAATCTGGTTCATCCGCAGAAATATCGATAGTGGGGAACGAAGGGGTTATTGGCACTGCTTTGTTCATGGGAGGTGAAAGTACTGTTAGCAGAGCCGTGGTAAAAAGTGCAGGATATGCTTATCGCATAAAAGGCTATTATTTTATGGAAGAATTTAAGCGCCATGGAAATTTTTTATCATTGATGCTTCGTTATACACAAGCTCTTATTACTCAAATATCACAGACGGCGGTATGCAATCGTTACCATACTATTAAGCAGCAATTATGCCGTTTACTTCTGTTATCACTTGATCGCCTACCCGATAATAAAATTGAGATGACGCAAGATCTTATTGCGAATATGTTAGGTGTGCGTCGAGAAGGTGTTACGGAGGCTGCTGGGAAATTACATAAGCTAGGCGTGATTAATTATCATCGCGGACACATTATTGTTTTAGATAGACAGAAGCTCGAAAATTTAAGTTGTGAATGTTATAGCGTCGTCAAGAAAGAAACTGATCGTTTGTTACTGGATGTTAGCATTCCAAACTAA
- a CDS encoding MFS transporter: MPLVFSVWMVLLNNFVIEKAAFTGVEIGILQSLREIPGFLAFTVIYVLLFIKEQRLAILSLGITAVGVAITGFFPQVMGLYLTTMLMSIGFHYFETVNQSLTLQWINKSETPHFLGKILSVKAIASLLAYASVWILMDYFDVSYKTTYLIFGGLGLVLTIILASAFKQFPPLVEQNKKFILRKRYWLYYALTFFSGARRQIFVVFAGFLMVEKFHYSVAEISALFLINYVFNWLFAAKIGKLIGHFGERSVLLFEYIGLIILFIAYGLVENSTVAASLYVIDHLFFALAIAIKTYFQKIANPEDIAATAGISFSINHIAAVVIPVLLGLVWIVNPSWVFYCGAGFAVCSLILSLLIPKNPMKGNEFSYQKNSQAIIQ, translated from the coding sequence ATGCCATTAGTATTTTCAGTTTGGATGGTATTACTTAATAATTTCGTGATAGAAAAAGCAGCTTTTACGGGTGTAGAGATTGGCATTTTACAAAGTTTACGCGAAATCCCTGGATTTTTAGCCTTTACCGTTATCTATGTTTTATTATTTATTAAAGAACAACGGTTAGCCATTCTTTCACTCGGCATTACAGCCGTTGGTGTCGCTATCACTGGTTTCTTTCCACAAGTGATGGGGTTGTATTTAACAACAATGTTGATGTCGATTGGCTTTCATTACTTTGAAACAGTGAATCAATCGTTAACATTACAGTGGATAAACAAATCGGAAACGCCGCATTTTTTAGGTAAAATTCTATCAGTTAAAGCCATCGCGTCATTACTTGCCTATGCGAGTGTGTGGATATTGATGGATTACTTTGATGTGAGTTACAAAACTACTTACTTAATATTTGGTGGTTTAGGATTAGTTTTAACGATTATTTTAGCCTCAGCTTTTAAACAATTCCCTCCCCTCGTTGAACAAAATAAAAAGTTTATTTTAAGAAAACGTTACTGGTTGTATTACGCTCTAACTTTTTTCAGCGGCGCTCGTCGACAAATATTCGTCGTATTTGCTGGCTTTTTAATGGTAGAAAAATTTCATTATAGCGTGGCTGAAATTAGTGCATTGTTCTTGATTAATTATGTTTTCAATTGGTTATTTGCCGCTAAAATAGGAAAACTAATTGGTCACTTTGGTGAGCGCTCAGTACTATTATTCGAATACATAGGATTGATTATCTTGTTTATTGCTTATGGCTTGGTAGAAAACAGTACGGTAGCAGCGTCATTATATGTAATTGACCATCTGTTTTTTGCTTTAGCTATTGCTATTAAAACCTACTTCCAAAAAATAGCCAATCCTGAAGATATAGCAGCCACGGCTGGCATCAGTTTTTCAATTAATCATATTGCAGCGGTGGTGATACCTGTTTTACTTGGGTTAGTTTGGATAGTGAATCCGTCATGGGTATTTTATTGTGGCGCTGGTTTTGCTGTTTGCTCATTAATACTGTCATTATTGATTCCTAAGAACCCTATGAAAGGTAATGAATTTTCATATCAAAAAAACTCTCAAGCTATAATTCAATAA
- a CDS encoding MGMT family protein — protein sequence MKLLDLAIKTGRKMEEFAQNIYTVLSFLDKGKLITYGQLASQAGYPAHSRHVGKILARLPKDTRLPWFRVVNSQGKISLQGDALIRQKTLLEAEDIEVTAEGKIVKFKQYLD from the coding sequence ATGAAATTATTAGACTTAGCCATCAAAACAGGTAGAAAAATGGAAGAGTTCGCGCAAAATATTTATACCGTTTTATCTTTTTTAGATAAAGGAAAGTTAATAACTTATGGTCAACTAGCGAGCCAAGCTGGCTATCCTGCACATTCCCGCCATGTTGGAAAAATATTAGCAAGGTTACCTAAAGATACGCGCCTACCCTGGTTCAGAGTCGTCAATTCACAGGGGAAAATATCATTACAAGGTGATGCTTTAATACGTCAAAAAACCTTATTAGAAGCAGAAGATATTGAAGTGACTGCTGAAGGTAAAATCGTAAAGTTTAAACAATACTTAGATTAA
- the prmB gene encoding 50S ribosomal protein L3 N(5)-glutamine methyltransferase encodes MDTIFSDEAIDELVTIQDVVRWAVTEFNRAGLFFGHGTDNAWDEAVQLILPSLNLELQSNIMILQSRLTKRERQMLVELVVIRIEQRIPVPYLTNSAWFAGLEFYVDERTLVPRSPIAELIEAKFEPWVKTPPKRILDLCTGSGCIAIACAYAFPDAEVDAVDLSEEALEVADINIQNHGVSQQVFPIQSDLFSGIENEKYDLIVSNPPYVDAEDMANLPDEYKHEPELGLACGNDGLDLVREMLRQASSMLNDEGVLFVEVGNSQVHLQAAYPEIPFQWIEFSIGGHGVFVLTKAQLDTIKI; translated from the coding sequence TTGGATACGATTTTTAGTGATGAAGCGATTGACGAGTTAGTCACGATTCAAGATGTGGTACGTTGGGCGGTGACTGAGTTTAATCGTGCAGGGTTATTTTTTGGCCACGGCACTGATAATGCTTGGGATGAAGCAGTGCAATTGATATTGCCTTCACTGAACCTTGAGTTACAAAGTAATATTATGATTTTACAATCACGTTTAACCAAACGTGAGCGTCAAATGTTAGTTGAATTAGTTGTGATTCGTATTGAACAACGTATTCCTGTTCCTTATTTAACCAATAGTGCATGGTTTGCAGGGTTAGAGTTTTATGTTGATGAACGCACATTAGTGCCTCGTTCTCCTATTGCTGAACTAATCGAAGCCAAATTTGAACCTTGGGTAAAAACACCACCAAAACGTATTTTAGATTTATGTACTGGTAGCGGTTGTATTGCCATTGCTTGTGCTTATGCTTTCCCTGATGCAGAAGTTGATGCGGTTGATTTGTCTGAAGAGGCGTTAGAAGTCGCCGATATCAATATTCAAAATCATGGTGTGTCACAACAAGTATTCCCAATTCAATCTGACCTATTTAGTGGTATTGAAAATGAGAAATACGACCTAATTGTGTCTAACCCGCCTTATGTTGATGCGGAAGATATGGCAAACTTACCAGATGAATATAAACATGAGCCAGAGTTGGGTCTTGCATGTGGTAATGACGGACTGGATCTAGTGAGAGAAATGTTACGTCAAGCTAGCTCAATGTTGAATGATGAAGGTGTGTTATTTGTTGAAGTCGGTAATTCACAAGTTCACTTACAAGCTGCATACCCTGAAATCCCATTCCAATGGATTGAGTTTTCAATCGGTGGACATGGCGTATTTGTGTTAACTAAAGCGCAACTTGATACTATTAAAATCTAA
- the aroC gene encoding chorismate synthase, which produces MAGSSIGQVFKVTTFGESHGAALGCIVDGIPPNLEITEADLQHDLDRRRPGQSRYTTMRQEGDQVKILSGVFEGKTTGCSIGLIIENTDQRSKDYSAIKDLFRPGHADYTYHQKYGHRDYRGGGRSSARETAMRVAAGAIAKKYLKEQFGVEIRGYLSQLGDITPDTIDWNEVENNPFFFPDVSKIPALEDYMKALIKEGNSVGAKVTVVASGVPVGLGEPVFDRLDAELAHSLMSINAVKGVEIGDGFAVANQKGTEHRDEMTPEGFLSNHAGGVLGGISTGQDIIASIALKPTSSLTIPGRTITTDGEATEMITKGRHDPCVGIRAVPIAEAQMAITLLDHVLRHRAQNLHVTTNTPHIK; this is translated from the coding sequence ATGGCAGGAAGCAGTATTGGTCAAGTTTTTAAAGTGACAACTTTTGGTGAAAGTCATGGTGCGGCGTTAGGCTGTATTGTTGACGGTATTCCACCAAACTTAGAAATCACTGAAGCTGATTTACAACACGATTTAGACCGTCGTCGTCCAGGTCAGTCACGTTACACGACAATGCGTCAAGAAGGAGATCAAGTTAAGATCTTATCTGGCGTGTTCGAAGGTAAAACAACAGGCTGTAGCATTGGTTTGATCATTGAAAATACTGATCAACGTTCTAAAGACTATTCAGCAATTAAAGATTTATTCCGTCCAGGACATGCTGATTACACCTATCATCAAAAGTACGGACACCGTGATTACCGTGGTGGCGGTCGTTCATCTGCACGTGAAACGGCGATGCGTGTTGCGGCAGGTGCTATTGCCAAAAAATACCTAAAAGAGCAATTTGGTGTTGAAATTCGTGGTTATTTAAGTCAATTAGGTGATATCACGCCTGACACGATTGATTGGAATGAAGTGGAAAATAATCCATTCTTTTTCCCTGATGTTAGTAAAATTCCAGCGCTTGAAGATTACATGAAAGCCTTGATTAAAGAAGGCAATTCAGTGGGTGCTAAAGTAACGGTTGTTGCTTCAGGCGTACCTGTTGGACTAGGTGAGCCAGTGTTTGATCGTTTAGATGCTGAATTAGCACATTCTTTAATGAGCATTAATGCCGTTAAAGGTGTAGAGATTGGTGATGGTTTTGCTGTTGCGAATCAAAAAGGCACTGAACATCGTGATGAAATGACCCCTGAAGGTTTCTTATCAAACCATGCTGGTGGTGTATTAGGTGGTATATCAACAGGGCAAGATATTATTGCGTCTATTGCATTAAAGCCAACATCAAGCTTAACTATTCCAGGTCGTACTATTACAACTGATGGCGAAGCAACGGAGATGATTACAAAAGGTCGTCACGATCCATGTGTTGGTATTCGTGCTGTGCCGATTGCTGAAGCACAAATGGCGATTACGTTACTTGACCATGTATTACGTCACCGTGCACAAAACTTACACGTAACAACCAATACACCACATATCAAATAG
- the gltB gene encoding glutamate synthase large subunit, producing MTNKEQNAQGLYVPEMEHDACGIGFVAHLKNSKSHKIVTQALDMLARMEHRGGQGCDPCSGDGAGILLQKPHEFLVTEALKEGISLPKFDQYGVGTILFPKDENHRDHCREILARTAERLCLEVIGYRVLPTDNSMIGADPLSSEPQFEHMFVTGGPDMDPAVLERKLFILRNYATRICLESVNGIEDNFYINTFSYKTIVYKGQLTTEQVPQYFLDLQNPSMVTALALVHSRFSTNTFPRWRLAQPFRYIAHNGEINTVRGNINWMKAREALLEAEFFTRSELDMLMPICTDGMSDSASFDMALELLVLSGRSLPHALMMMIPEAWQENKTMDPARRAFYQYHANLMEPWDGPASVCFTDGVQVGATLDRNGLRPSRYTVTKDDFLVMASESGVVEIDPKNIKLRGRLQPGRIFVADLEQGRIISDDEVKDGIAARKPYETWLANNLVKLEDQPAALERNIQPDAGKLLKRLQAFGVTSEEVNEIILPMFRDGKEPLGAMGVDWPLAVLSHQSQHLSHYFKQLFAQVTNPPIDPIRERMVMSLNTYLGKDKNLLAETPEHCHKVELESPVLSNAELQKINALDDKHLQAKTLETFFLATGEKDKLKKALARICRYAEDAIHDGYSIIILSDRNATSDHAPIPAMLVTGAVHHYLIKRGLRAMCDIVVETGDVRETHHFATVIGYGASAVNAYLIEEMIVDLQSKNRLPADKDVCDIFKSYKDAIDAGLLKIFSKMGISTIQSYQGAQIFEALGISKSVVDDYFKGTVTRIQGLSLDDIAHEILVRHRFAYPLRAVPSQRLDVGGVYQWKQRGEKHLFNPTTISLLQESTRNKNYAQFKQYAETVDQQGDDAATLRSQFEFVPKASGPISIDEVEPAENILKRFATGAMSFGSISHEAHSTLAIAMNRIGAKSNSGEGGEDPIRFLPKENGDWERSAIKQVASGRFGVTSYYLTNAAEIQIKMAQGAKPGEGGQLPGHKVDDWIGRTRHSTPGVGLISPPPHHDIYSIEDLAQLIFDLKNANRKGRVNVKLVSEAGVGTIASGVAKAKADVILIAGFDGGTGASPLSSIRHAGLPWELGLSEAHQTLMKNGLRNRVVLQADGQMKTPRDLTIAALLGSEEWGVATAALVVEGCIMMRKCHLNTCPVGIATQNKTLRERFDGRVDDVVTFFGYMVEGMRENMAKLGYATITEMVGQTQNLKVRDNVSHWKYKNLDLSTILFKQEAKAEDGMFNQIKQSHNLEAVLDRKLIELAQPALEKGEAVTGEFPITNIDRSCGTMLSNEISKVYNDQGLPNPMQVKFTGSAGQSFGCFLAKGVEFTVEGDANDYWGKGLSGGQIVVYPYRDSTLVSKDNIIVGNVCFYGATSGQSYINGMAGERFCVRNSGAEVVVEGIGDHGCEYMTGGIMINLGSTGRNFAAGMSGGVAYIWDQDDTFAANCNMELVDLDPLEQKDKDLLIAKVTKHLELTESNLAAAFLADVEASLAKVVKVMPRDYKAVLAARAKGEA from the coding sequence ATGACTAATAAAGAGCAGAACGCTCAAGGCCTTTATGTGCCTGAAATGGAACACGATGCCTGTGGTATCGGTTTCGTAGCCCATCTTAAAAACAGCAAATCTCACAAAATCGTGACACAAGCTTTAGATATGCTAGCGCGTATGGAACACCGTGGTGGTCAAGGTTGTGATCCATGTAGTGGTGATGGTGCAGGTATTCTTTTACAAAAACCACATGAGTTTTTAGTAACGGAAGCATTAAAAGAAGGCATTTCTCTGCCTAAATTCGATCAATATGGTGTAGGTACAATCCTATTCCCTAAAGATGAGAATCACCGTGATCATTGTCGTGAAATTTTAGCTCGAACTGCTGAACGTCTTTGTCTTGAAGTAATTGGTTACCGTGTACTTCCAACAGATAACTCAATGATTGGTGCAGATCCCCTAAGCAGCGAACCTCAGTTTGAACATATGTTCGTGACTGGCGGTCCTGATATGGACCCGGCTGTATTAGAACGTAAATTATTTATCCTACGTAACTATGCTACGCGCATTTGTTTAGAGTCGGTTAATGGTATTGAAGACAACTTCTACATTAATACATTCTCATACAAAACAATCGTATATAAAGGTCAATTAACAACTGAGCAAGTGCCTCAGTACTTCTTGGATTTGCAAAACCCAAGCATGGTAACTGCGTTAGCTTTAGTTCATTCTCGTTTCTCGACAAACACATTCCCACGCTGGCGTTTAGCGCAACCGTTCCGTTACATTGCTCACAATGGCGAGATTAATACGGTTCGCGGTAACATCAACTGGATGAAAGCCCGTGAAGCACTGCTTGAAGCAGAATTCTTTACTCGCTCTGAATTAGATATGTTAATGCCAATCTGTACAGATGGTATGTCTGACTCTGCAAGCTTTGATATGGCGTTAGAGCTACTTGTTCTTTCTGGCCGTAGTCTTCCTCATGCATTAATGATGATGATTCCTGAAGCTTGGCAAGAAAATAAAACGATGGACCCAGCTCGTCGTGCATTCTACCAATACCATGCAAACCTAATGGAACCTTGGGATGGCCCAGCGTCTGTTTGTTTCACCGATGGTGTTCAAGTAGGTGCAACGCTTGACCGTAATGGTTTACGTCCATCTCGTTACACGGTAACTAAGGATGACTTCCTAGTGATGGCATCTGAATCAGGTGTTGTTGAAATCGATCCTAAGAACATTAAGTTACGTGGTCGTTTACAACCAGGTCGTATCTTTGTTGCTGACCTTGAGCAAGGCCGCATTATTTCTGATGATGAAGTAAAAGACGGTATTGCAGCAAGAAAACCTTATGAAACTTGGTTAGCAAACAACCTTGTTAAATTAGAAGATCAACCAGCGGCGCTTGAACGTAATATCCAACCAGATGCTGGTAAGTTATTAAAACGTTTACAAGCTTTTGGTGTGACGTCTGAAGAAGTAAATGAAATTATTTTACCTATGTTCCGTGACGGTAAAGAGCCGTTAGGTGCAATGGGTGTGGATTGGCCGTTAGCGGTGCTTTCTCATCAATCTCAACATTTATCTCATTACTTTAAACAATTATTTGCGCAAGTAACTAACCCACCAATCGATCCGATTCGTGAGCGTATGGTGATGTCGCTAAATACTTATTTAGGTAAAGACAAAAACTTATTGGCAGAAACGCCAGAGCATTGTCATAAAGTTGAACTTGAGTCGCCTGTATTAAGTAATGCTGAATTACAAAAAATTAATGCATTAGATGACAAACATTTACAAGCTAAAACATTAGAAACTTTCTTTTTAGCAACTGGTGAAAAAGATAAGCTTAAGAAAGCATTAGCACGTATTTGTCGTTATGCAGAAGATGCGATTCACGATGGTTACTCAATCATCATTCTTTCTGACCGTAATGCAACATCTGACCATGCGCCAATTCCAGCTATGTTGGTAACAGGTGCAGTACATCACTACTTAATCAAACGTGGCCTACGTGCTATGTGTGACATCGTAGTTGAAACAGGTGACGTACGTGAAACACATCACTTCGCAACAGTTATCGGTTACGGTGCTTCTGCGGTTAATGCTTACTTAATCGAAGAAATGATTGTTGATTTACAATCTAAGAATCGTTTACCAGCAGACAAAGATGTATGTGATATCTTCAAATCGTATAAAGATGCAATCGATGCAGGTTTATTAAAAATCTTCTCGAAAATGGGTATTTCTACTATCCAGTCTTACCAAGGTGCACAAATATTTGAAGCACTAGGTATTAGTAAATCAGTGGTTGATGATTACTTCAAAGGCACTGTGACGCGTATTCAAGGTTTATCTCTTGATGACATCGCACACGAAATCTTAGTACGTCATCGTTTTGCTTACCCATTACGTGCGGTTCCATCACAACGTTTAGACGTAGGTGGTGTTTACCAATGGAAACAACGTGGTGAAAAGCACTTATTTAACCCAACAACGATTTCATTACTACAAGAATCAACGCGTAATAAAAATTATGCTCAGTTTAAACAGTATGCTGAAACAGTTGACCAACAAGGTGATGATGCTGCAACGTTACGTAGTCAGTTTGAATTTGTACCGAAAGCATCGGGTCCAATTTCAATTGATGAAGTAGAGCCAGCTGAAAATATCCTTAAGCGTTTTGCAACAGGTGCGATGAGCTTCGGTTCTATCTCTCATGAAGCTCACTCAACGCTAGCGATTGCAATGAACCGAATTGGCGCTAAGTCAAACTCTGGTGAAGGTGGTGAAGATCCAATTCGTTTCCTACCAAAAGAAAATGGTGATTGGGAACGTTCTGCTATCAAGCAAGTTGCATCAGGTCGTTTTGGTGTTACATCGTACTACCTAACAAACGCTGCTGAAATCCAAATTAAAATGGCACAGGGCGCTAAACCAGGTGAAGGTGGTCAATTACCAGGTCACAAAGTTGATGACTGGATTGGTCGTACTCGTCACTCGACGCCAGGCGTAGGTCTAATTTCACCGCCACCACATCATGATATTTACTCAATCGAAGATTTAGCTCAGCTTATCTTCGATTTGAAAAATGCTAACCGAAAAGGTCGTGTTAACGTTAAATTAGTATCAGAAGCGGGTGTTGGTACAATCGCATCAGGTGTTGCTAAAGCAAAAGCTGACGTTATCTTAATCGCTGGTTTTGACGGCGGTACAGGTGCATCACCATTATCATCTATTCGTCATGCGGGTTTACCATGGGAACTAGGTTTATCTGAAGCACATCAAACGCTAATGAAAAACGGTTTACGTAACCGTGTAGTATTACAAGCTGATGGCCAGATGAAAACACCTCGTGACTTAACGATTGCTGCTTTACTAGGTTCTGAAGAATGGGGCGTAGCAACTGCTGCATTAGTGGTTGAAGGTTGTATCATGATGCGTAAGTGTCACTTGAATACATGTCCTGTTGGTATCGCAACACAAAACAAAACATTACGTGAGCGCTTTGACGGTCGTGTAGATGATGTGGTTACTTTCTTTGGTTACATGGTTGAAGGCATGCGTGAAAACATGGCGAAACTAGGTTACGCGACGATCACTGAAATGGTCGGTCAAACGCAAAACCTGAAAGTTCGTGATAACGTAAGCCACTGGAAATACAAAAACTTAGACTTGAGCACTATCTTGTTCAAGCAAGAAGCTAAAGCTGAAGACGGAATGTTTAATCAAATTAAACAAAGCCATAACCTTGAAGCGGTATTAGACAGAAAACTAATTGAATTAGCACAACCTGCACTTGAAAAAGGCGAAGCGGTAACCGGTGAATTCCCGATTACTAATATCGACCGTTCATGTGGCACCATGTTGTCTAATGAAATATCTAAAGTGTATAACGACCAAGGTTTACCAAACCCGATGCAAGTTAAATTCACGGGTTCTGCAGGTCAATCATTTGGTTGTTTCCTTGCAAAAGGTGTTGAGTTTACCGTTGAAGGTGATGCGAACGATTACTGGGGTAAAGGTTTATCTGGTGGTCAAATTGTTGTTTATCCTTACCGCGATTCAACATTAGTGTCTAAAGATAACATTATCGTTGGTAACGTATGTTTCTATGGCGCAACATCAGGTCAGTCTTACATTAATGGTATGGCCGGCGAACGTTTCTGTGTGCGTAACTCAGGCGCGGAAGTAGTTGTTGAAGGCATCGGTGACCACGGTTGTGAATACATGACTGGCGGTATTATGATAAACTTAGGTTCAACTGGTCGTAACTTTGCGGCAGGTATGAGTGGCGGTGTTGCTTATATTTGGGACCAAGATGATACGTTTGCAGCTAACTGTAATATGGAACTAGTTGATTTAGATCCACTAGAACAAAAAGATAAAGACTTATTAATTGCAAAAGTAACTAAACATTTAGAGCTAACAGAGTCTAACTTAGCGGCAGCGTTCTTAGCCGATGTTGAAGCAAGCTTAGCTAAAGTTGTTAAAGTTATGCCTCGTGATTATAAAGCGGTATTAGCAGCTCGAGCAAAAGGAGAAGCATAA